GAGCACCCCAGGCACCTCATCTGCGGCCGCGtcgtgagtttttttttttttgcctttttgggACTGATTCGATCTACTACTCTTTGCTCACTTTGCTTTGCTTGCCCCCTCCCTCGTTTGTTTACTTATATGTGGTGGAGATTGGAGAATGCGCGGTGTGTGATTTGCCGTCGAAAGCTTGGAgcatggtgttttttttttttgaagatctATTAATATTGGCGAAGTTGGTGGTAGCCTATTGCTTGgtcaatttatttatttattttgcttATTAATCTGGTAGTACCGTCATGCATGGGAGAAAATTCTTCGATTTCTTCGTATTCATGGCTAAATTGTAATTATGGactgttctaaaaaaaattgtagtcaAGGAAAGCAACGTTACCCAGATTCTGTTAGTTGCCTCATCTTCAGTGTAGTTTGACTCGTTCGATGGGAAAAGTTTGTGGCTATGATGTTGATTGCACTATTAATTGATGTAAGTTTGGTGGTCCTTTTGCACAGGTTGATGTCAAGAGGGCTAGGGCAAGGCCTCAACGAAACCATGATGATCAATCTTCACAGCATCAGCACTTCGGACAGGGTCAGGATCAGGGTCACCAGCCAGCACCTGTGAGTGGTACagaggatggcggcgacggcatgAACTATGCTTCGAAGAAGGTCTTTATTGGTGGTCTGCGGGACAACATCACTGAGGAGGAGTTCAAGACATATTTCGAGAGTTTTGGCACCGTAACAGATGTGGTAGTCATATATGACAGTATGACAAACAGGTCTAGGGGGTTTGGTTTCGTCACCTTTGACTCAGAGGAAGCGGTGAGGAAGGTGATAGAACACAGTTTTCATGACTTGAAAGGAACAAGGGTAGAAGCCAAGATTGCCATCCCCAAGGATGCTTCGTATTACCGTAATGGCAGAGGTCGTGGCTCAAGAAACTTTGGTGGAAGGGGTCATGCTGGTTTTGATGGTCCCTCGTACCAACCATACAATGACAGATATGGTTTCTACAACAGCTATAATATGCCTCAACCTGTTCCACCACATCCCTACTATCCTGGTGTATATTATGGTATGGGAGGAGGTTATCCCTATGCGAATGCATATTCAAACATGGGAGCCCCTGCTAATATTCCTCCAGGCATGATGACAAGGCGTCCAGTTTATGGTGCATATCCTCCAATGTTTCCAGGGTACGGCGTTATATATAGAGGTTATGTGGGTGCTGCACCCTCTATTCAGCATGATAGTAATGGTGGGAGCGATAGCAAAAAGGATCAAACTTCAGTAGATGTACAAGAAGTTGACAGTGCTGCTTCCGTTGCAACAAAACTTGAGTTTATGAAGCTAGGGTCACAATGACTTTCTGGTGAGTTCTAAAAACCCTCAGATTTAATCTTTTATCCTAGCCACACATGAAAACTAATCTTATTTAATTATCCATGAAGAACTATGATTATTCAAATAGTTGTTAAATGATTGCTGCTAGGTACTTCAATTGTTAAACTATGACTATTCAatcataaattattagttgTGAGGTTTTAGTGACTTCCTGGTGATTTTGTGTTAATATGATGCATAGCCTCCAATCTATATAGCTTGTTTTGATTCCTTGATTGTTCTTTGTCGATAGCTAATTATGCACTATATGCCCAATTAGCTAAACATTGGGAACCTGTAACATATTCCAGATACTGTATACTTATGCAAAGTGCGTGGAATAAGTTTAATGCCAGACTCTAGCTTAGCATTCTACCCTTTGAAACAAAACGGATGGATTTTTTTGTTGCATACCATGCCAGATGGTCATGGATGTGGCTGTGCTGGTGTCTAGTTTATTTGATTAGAATACAGCAgctatgtatttttttagtaCAATGACAGCACTAGCTAGACACCAAAGTCCAGTACAACAATAGCAAGAACTAAACTGCGATCATTATATCCGATTAAACCTGTGCTTAATTAAATGCATTGAAAAACTGAAGATTAATGTTGATTCATCACATGTCAATTGAGTAATATGTCCTACAATGAGTTGAGTGAAATGTATAGCTTGAAAGCTTGTGCTAGGATTTTGTTCCTTGAAATCCATTGCCACTTGTGAGTAGTTCATGCTTAAATTCGGTATATCCCGAAATCAGTGTTCTTCCCCAATATTACAAGTATGGTCTATGCTAGTAATTATATCTTTAGTGTATACATCATGATACCTCACAATAAAATATGGAACATGggagttatttttatttttatgcatCTATGCTGATCAGCATTGATCTCTTTTGTGCTTAAACGAATGAATCCTTATTACTTgaaatttagaactaaacaaaGATGTAAGCTCATGTTATTGACTGAATGTATTATCCCAACTGCCAAGGTTTTGGGCAAGTTTGCTGTTTTACAGTTTTTAAGGCTGTTTAAGTACCATTTTAATCAAGGTTATTAATTTCCTAGTATTAGTTTGTGTTGCTTagcatttttctattttctatcTATTATGCCTCTACACCACTTGCATAGTACATAGTGCTTTGTAGCAGTTCTTAACACAGGGTTAACAGTTTAAGGCTGTAGAAACCTAGTTCCATGGGTTTACCCAGATCAGGGTTATGTTTTGGCCTGGCCTGTCTGGCTGCCTGCCTTTCTAAGTTTCTATGTGAATTTCCACTGCATGCATGGTGGTTTGGCAAACTGAGTTTGAACAAGTTTGTTCAGCAATATTAGTAGTATTTGGCTTGTTTGCTTGTTCTTATTTCCAGTTATCATGTCCACCGAACCTGTATTCTCTTCATTGTGAAAATATCCAGTTGTTATCCTTTTTAAGATTTACATATAGTCCAATCTATATATTCGTTAAAGAGGGCAATCTGTTTATTCTTCTCAATTTATGAAGTCTACTGTACCTAATCCAGTTGTTATCCTTTTAAAGAATTACATATTCTCCAATCTATGTTCAATCAATTTGTGAATAATCTACTGTACTGAATTGGTGTCCTTCAtaattattatgtttatttGGTGTTGATGCTCCTATGAACTATttgcttgttttctttttgagaCAGGACAAATTACTTCTAAATTGATGACACCAGAGTTCGACATTTTGGGAACCCTCAATTGTGAAGACTTGAGCTGAGATTCTTTGGTTGACAAGTACATCATTGGAATTCAACTTACCCACCCTCATTCCTTGCTTCATCTGCCTGTACACTGAAAACGTGCAAGTTGACCTCACTGCTTCTTGTACCGATGTTTAAATTCTTTGTTGATTTAATGTACCAGGATCAGAACATCCAATCCTAATTGCTTGTGCTATCTCGTTTTTGTGTCACTATATTATCCTGTTTTACCTGTATTGTCTGTCTGCGTGTTGTATGCATAATTGGTGAGAGTTGGTGCAGCAGTACCAGAATCAGCTGTTGTGAATTGGTGAGAGTCTGTGCAGCATCTTGTTGGTTGTTGGCAAGCAAAATGAAGAATCCATGTGGTGGTCCATTGCAATCTCCACACATCCAGTGGATACATTGATGTTCCTATTGTGCAAAAGGGAGATGTTTCTGTCAAGCTCTCTTGGTTTGGTTTTGTTTGATGTGCAATGGAGGATACATGCTGCTGCAGGCATTTGTAGTAACAGCCAGCAGTTCCAGGTCCATCACTAGTACTACAAAGTTGTAGTAGGGGTTTGCTTGTAGGCATGTGAAGGCCCACAGAAGAAGGCCACAGCTGCTGCTCATGCTCTCACAAACAAAAGACCCAACCAGGGGAGGAAGGAATGACCCCTTGTCATTCTCTGTCCCTTTGGCGTCGTCCTGATGTGTGCATGCATACATGGAGGAATTGAATTGAAGCTTTTTTCCCCTTCATTCATCACAAGCTCCTTTCATACCCATGGTACCCTACTACTAGATAGATATAGGTAGGGATAGGATATAggattggatggatggatggatgctttGAGATAGAAAGATGTGAGGGATGCTTGATAGATGTTTGACACTGTAATGTCCATATTCAAGGGGGTGTGTGTTTGTGTAGGAGTATTGCCTTGTTTGAAATGACACCATAATATTTAGTGCATCTTAGGTGTGCCAAGCAACTTGATTGATTGGAACTTTGGAGTCCCTTTTGGTTAATAGTTACTACACTACACCTGcctttccatatttttttttcttcctttccttTAGGACAAGTCTCATTCTTGCAGAGGTGAAGCTTCTTTGGAGATGGCAAGCTTGGACACAAGCTGCAAACAGGGGATGGCCACAAGCCCACTCACCTCTCTTGTGTCACCACTCCAAAGGTTAatattccctcttcttttgatGCCAGTTTGGTAGGGTAAGTTCGAAGAggagatgcaaaaaaaaaaaaaaagaaggaatatGTGGGGAGCAAATGTTTGTTTTGCTCTCCATGCAGGGCAACTGCATCAATCTTTTCAGAAGTTGTAGGGTTAAGCATCATCGATAGCAAATGTGCTTGCCTTTACTTTCTTGAGAGAAAAAAGTGCACACATTAACTATGACTATGAGTATTACATGCAGTAAGCCCTTTTGTACATTTTGAGAATGTGAGAGTGGTTTTGACTGTTAACACTCACCCTCAATCAAGTACACACAAAACAGCATATGAAGGTGTATTTACACTCTGAATAATCCCCATGGTCAAAGAACCTTTTCATCATCAGAAGGCCTCTATGATATTCTGAAGCTCCTGAAGGACATGAGCAAGCATAATCACCTTGTCAGAATCAGAAATGAAAGACTTACTGCATGCAGACAGAAGCTTTAGTTAGCAAGCTTGGATCATAAATCTGCTTTCCTATAAAGCTCATATTTGCAGAATTTAAAGATACCGGCAATATGGCCAGTACTCAGGAACATGTTATTATTGATGGAAATCATGATACTACTGTCACTTTCCTTAGCTTCTGCATAACATTCCACTTTAGCTTTCAGCTACACTAAACCTGCAACTAGTTGACAAATGCAGAGGATCATGCACTCGTATCATCATATGCTTGCTTTTTGAATGGAAAATTAGCTACTAATAAATCCACCACTGTTTGAGACAGCGACTCGTCAATGTAGAAGGTACACTGCATATATAAGTGCATACTGCATCAACAACATTGCTGGAGACCAGGTCTCTTCTGGTTTCAGATAAAAATGAATTGATAAAACAAGCTAGGAATAGGGATGCATGGCCATCAAATGAGCCCCAGGCATGTTACATTTTCCAGTGAAATATCATGTGTCCATGCAGTGGCCTCTCTGCCACTCTTATCTCCATCAGCATGCAGCAGCATCTTTTGAGCAGTATATATACACAGTTTTTGTCCTCAACTAGAAACTCTGATACAGCCTGCTgggaattaattgacaaatgtacAAGGCAACCTACTGTTTCTCCTTGGCAGCTTCAGccaacgttttttttttcttttcctttctcttttcaatGTTCAGAACAAAATTTTGAACAGCTTTGAGCTCTTCTTTCTCcattgtttgtttctttttgaCCACATATAACTACAGTAGAGTTGCTCTCTAGTTGTGTTCATTCACAAGAACCTTTGATTAGTGTACCATCTAATTCAAGTGTAATTCCTTAATTAGTTAGTTTGGCATCAAATTAAAGAACTTGAAGATGGCTGGTTGATCATGAAATAGTCATTAATATAGTGTCCACTATATTGTTCATGCACGAACCAATCCTTAATATAGTGGAATTAAAGAACTACATTATTCATGCATGAACAATATATATACTGTCTTttcaaaaacaatatatatactgGACAAAACTGAACTGCCTCAAATCAGCTTTTGCCTAATTGTGGAGTATACTGATGCAGAAATTCAGAGCCCTCAGGAAAAAAGTCATGTAAAATGTGGGGGATATCTTGGTTGAGAGTGCTTGGCAGGAGAACAAAATCTAGTGGCATGGGAACTAGacctctctccttccttccttgtAGGCCATTGCCATGCATCTTTCTTTTCTACTATCTCTCTCTGTATGTATATCTTTCTCTGATCTTTGGCTTGAACAATATGGATTAGATACTAGAGCTAGATACTTAGACAGGCCATGCATTCAGGGGAAAAGCAAATTACaaaatgaagaagaagaaagaaaagaagaaaagagaaaggcaTTGCATTGCATAAGGAACCAAAGTGAGTTAATAATTCTCATCAGCCTTGCATTGCATGTAGCTGCAGCAGCTCagctgcaatgcaatgcaaatgGGGTCCCTAAACCTAAAGGGTACTCTGTTACTTTTGCATTcatctctcttcatctctctctgtgatttttttctctctgaattctgctgctgctgccttgtTGCCTGCCATCTTTTATCAGAATGGGGAATGTGGAGGCATGCATTGCACAGTACTGGCTAGTGTGTTTCTGTGTGTCCATCCTTTGCAAGCAGGGTGAACCCCACTCACCACATGCCATTTTGCTCTCCTCTTCTTTGTTTgatcctcctctcttctctctactactactactctgcATGCAATGCAGACTTCTTTTTTTTGCCAGAATTAGTGCTCTTAGGCATGTCCATTTCTGCTTAACCCTAACCAACCCCCCTTTGTTGCCCAGTTCCATCAGCCACTAGCATCCTGCCATCTGCAACtacctcctctcttctcttgtcATGTATCAATGCATCATCATGCATTGGACATTTGATAGATAGTTTGCTAAGTAGTTTGTGTTAGTGACTAGCATGATGTTGCCatgaattaatttttttagtacTAGTAGTTGACTAATAGTACCAAACATATATAAAGCTTAATTAATGCAATCATCATGAGTCATGAGTTGTCAACTTAATGACtaatgttgttgttgttgttgttgttgttgttgctgcatgCTAATTATAAACTGAAGATTAAAGTGCGTGTATGCTGAAAGTTCAGAATCTATGTAAAACATGGTCCAAAAGTTCAGTGTAGGATTGAAAATGGATTTGGCTCCAAAGTTAGAGGGACCATTTGCTTGCAGGGCTTTTACAtgcatacatacacacacaaatGCATGCTATGATCTTCTGCCATATATGCACATCCCCATTGGTTGTTATTACAAGATATTCGCTGTCCTGGCCGATAGTACTGATCATGGCACTACTGGTAAACGTTTGCATGTTCCTCCTACAAAACAAAAGAGGAGGAGGCACAAACATACACAAGAAATTGAATGCAAAACGCATTCTTCCTCCCCCTTATAGCCTGTCTGTCTCTGCTTCAATTATGCTCTTCAAACTGGACCACATTTTATGCAAATGCAACAAATGGTGGTCTGGTGAAGGCTGGGATGAATTCAGATTCAGGGCcagggcaggcaggcaggcaaagCCCCAAGAATGTGGTTTTGCATGCACATGTATATAATTAAGACATTATGTGTGTATGAATGAGCATCTATCTGGTGAGCTCTCTCTCAGCTTCTGTGCAATTGCAGGATTGCAGGTGCATGCAGTGGTCAGTGAGTGGTAGCCCAGCTGATGATCAGAGAGGTAGCTAGCTAAAACTAACAGCATCATGTATAGCTAGGATTACAGCTATAgccatgcatgtgtgtgtgtgagagagatctGAATTCTGAACTCTGAATTTAAGTGTCCTAGCTCATAGAAAGGACACCGTTGGATACCACACACCCTTCACAGATGGATCCAAGATTCATATATACTGTCATGTTGATTATACTTGAGAAAAAACATCCATATCTAGCAAATTATGGAACTAAATAAACTTAATTAACCAGTTCATCAGTTCAGTTATCTCTCCCAAAAAGAGAAGTTCAGAGTATTAGACATGTTGTCCATCTTTGatgcacatatacatatatggatCCAAGGCTCTCAACAAACAAATTATTAGCTCATTATTACTGTTATTCAGTATTTTTGGGGGCATGGTAGCAACTAGTGTTTGTGTTTGGTTACCTGACAAGAGACATAAAGAAaacagagaggaagagaagctAAGGGAGGGGCAAGGCAACATTTCCAACAGCTAGCTGTTGTGCAGTGCAGTCATGTATAGTTACTATCCAAGGCCCCCTTTCAGTACACTTCTCTTTGGTTGGGCACTTGGGCAGCATGTACTACTACTgcttaattttatttctttcctctttctttcttttctctagCTTAGctgctactctctctctctctctctctctctgtgcacTGCACACTCACACAGAGACAGACAagcagagatagagagagaggttGTGAGATGTAGTAAAATGAATCTAGCTTAGATTTTGTTTGGATCTTGTGCGGCCTCTGCCTGAATCCACTCGTGAAGGGACAATGAAAAACCACAGGGTTCTCTGaattctctctccctctctcatgCTCATGCAGATGCAGGTCATCTTTAATTGCAAGCAGTGAGAGGATGCAGTACTGTGTATGCATGCTTACAGAAGCAGCTCTCTATTTGCTTTCATTTGTAGCCTATTGCTAGGGTTCATCCCAAAAGCCGACCAaacaaacatgcatatatatacacaaataCTATCAGTAGAAGCTACTAGTATGTTTGTCTCTCCTTTTTTCCTTAAAAGCAAAAGAAATCTAGTACTGTCTCTGAGGTAAATGTTGATCTACTAGTGCTTGTCATAGCTATTAGCAAGGTACAGTTTATCCTGGATTCCTGGTATCTTTCTTTCAATCTATCAACAACATGTCAAAAACCTAAAAACACTCATGTTTTATTATTCCCACAATTCATGCAAGACATCTATATACACACAAACTTGGTTGTATATAAATCAACCTGTGGATATTGGCCGGATTTCTATCTACTGTCTTAAAAAATATACACGCGCTAGGCTCtgttagatatatatgtgtgtaaaaTTAACAAGCAAACACAAACAAAATTATGAACAATCTCACAGTACATTTGGAATCTTTCAGACATTAGCTAGGCACagtgtagtttttttttgtttctttttttactgACAATTTGTATATGATCTACTGAATTCTAGTGTTCCAGTAGTACAAACTTGTGTAGCTTTTGCTCTTTTGCCCGTGTCAGGCCATACATGGGAATGCATGCATGAGATCAGAGCTGCGACTGTTGGGCAACAGATGCAAGAGGCCTGATACTGATCATCGATCAGTTTAATTTTGTTTTCATTTAATTTGCTTCGTTTTTATCACTATTTTTTCATCTCCTTTGCAGGTGCTGGACTGTTCATTAGTGTTCATCTCACAGTTCTGACCCCCTGCTACTGCTCACCCTCGTGATTTCTGCTCTTAGttaattagataatgtttactAGTTCTTCTCTCTGCATTTCAATGTCTTAAGTTAGCAATATATATGGCATGCATTTTATCCTTAATGTGTATGTTAACCTTGTGTGttggttatgatttttttttaccattaatacattaatttttttcagtATAATTTTTATCAACCTGATTGTTTTCAGAGTTTTACCATCAATAGTGGTTAAGATTAACCTGGTATGGAGTATTAACGATACATAGCGTTAATGTTCCTTTCAGCTCTATGCCACAGGCTATTTGATTCACGCTtctaaaaatatgatttttcaaaaaaaagaaaaactatgaCATTGTTTAGACCACttatatattttaaactattcatgaagtttatttattaaaatattaatttgtcatcctaaaatattaatttatcacGTTAACCAAGTAAAACAATCCGTCTAATAATCCGTGCAAAAAAATCTGTTTCAAACATGGTCAGGCTGCAATAGTGAAAGTTGGAATTGACCAACAACAAGGTGCAGCAGGCTTGAGCAAGAACTTTATAGAGCTGCAGCTGATAATGTGAATGTGACGCATGCTGCTGCCGGCCGGCGTGATGAGGAGAACAAAAAAAAGATCGATCGagttgaaaagaaagaaataatatgcatatatatggtttGCTTCACACTATACTGTCTGAAGAGGGAATGCTGCAAAATGCGTTCCAAAAGTGAGACAGGATAAGGCTTAAGTCTGAAAGAATCGCCTAGAAAAATCATACAAGAAAATCGATCGATGGCTCTCTATATTTGTGTTTGTATAGTACTACTTGGTTTCTTctttatgtaattaattaagtgcaTATGCATGTGCTGATTAATTACATTCCATGAACTGATTAAGTTACACGCATGCATATATGCCTGCCTAACTAAGGTGGCCAGcacttaattaattccaacatgGATCAATCATGACATTTCTAACTGTATATGAACGTACTTGCCTGCATGTCTGGTACGGTATAGCTTGGcctctcctttttatttttgacGAGTTCTTTTATTTAATTACTCTATAATGTTGTTGTGACGAAATTAGTCATTGACCTTCAAACAATAACAACAAGTTAATATACGCATTGAGTTTCATTCATGATTCATTAGCAACATGCGTATATGTATTAGTCCTCATATTTTCagacaaatatttttaacccaaaaaaatcttatattttagacGGATGGAATATCTCTAGTCATAAAAGGAAATCATTTACAACACATTCAACCATAATGGTTGGCCTTCTTAAAAAGACACTAACAGTTAACCTTGACCATAACTATTGCGTAGAGTATTTTAAACAATAAAAAATGGTTTGTACCTCCGATCTTTAATTGTGTAGGACGCGACTTAGTTGCTCTGCCTTGACATGTAAGAGtttattttaataatagatagaaATCCAGACTCTATATCCACGAGTATATATACACCACCAAAAACATGTAAGCGACACATTCGAGAAGATTTCCAAACCACGAAACTTTGTGATGCACCCTCTTTTCCCAAACCGCCCTTCTAAATTGTACTTGAATGTCTTCCAAGTAGCTGTTAACCCATGCTAAAATCCCCATGCATAatcattattttcttttgcatGCAATGTGTGACCTTGATTGATGGTTTTCTATTATAATGGTTTTCTCCTACACGCTTTGGCCTCTTTTAGCTCCATCCATATGATGGAATGTAGATGTGCCTTTAGGGTTTGCATGATGGACACAGATGCCTCCATACATGAATTGTCTCATCACAGGTAATGCCATGTGGGGCCCTTCATGGCAATCTACTACTATGTGACACAAAGGCACTACTCACATTATCGTGCCAAAGTCCTATGAAAGCCagacacatacatacatatatatacatatatatacatacatatatatatatatatatatatatatatatatatatatatatatatatatatatatatatatatatatatatatatatatatatatatatatatatatatatatatatatatatatatatgttatatatatattgtcctCTCTGATCGATCGATAGGTTTTTTATTGTATGGAGGACGATACATGGGGAGTACTATAGGATTTTGTCTACGTACCTGAAGTTGCTTTTGTAGTTCACTGTTGTCCATGTGGACCTATTGATTAGTTTGCTTTTTAGATCGAATGGTCTAGTTTGATTCTTTTGGCCGGTACATGGTCaaattaaagaaagaaaaagaaaagaataaagatgAAAACAAAACACATCTCTATTGATCTAATTAGAATATTTAGTAgatatttatattgattttaccaTCCCTGAGAATGTATCactttttagtgtaaaatttagtacaTCCTAGCATCTCAGTTAGCTATCAGGAGGTAGTGAAATTAGCACTAAAATTTTTGGTACCCCTAGTACCTCTTAACGACAGTAAAATTTCTCAAACATTTaaccaatttatttttaaagaatAAGATAGTTATATACTCATACTACTCTtaaatgtaagtcattttaggtTTTGTATTagccaaagtttttttttggctttggcTATATATAATGCACAAAGactactgctccctccgtttcacaatgtaagtcattctagcatttcccacattcatatagttgttaatgaatctaggcatataaatacgtctaga
The window above is part of the Oryza sativa Japonica Group chromosome 7, ASM3414082v1 genome. Proteins encoded here:
- the LOC4342307 gene encoding heterogeneous nuclear ribonucleoprotein 1, with the protein product MAAAAAAGAAAGGGFVGERRKLFVGGIPTSAQEAELRGHFGQYGAVRSVIVMRDKETGHGRGFGFVEFEEEEDAARALGDGEHPRHLICGRVVDVKRARARPQRNHDDQSSQHQHFGQGQDQGHQPAPVSGTEDGGDGMNYASKKVFIGGLRDNITEEEFKTYFESFGTVTDVVVIYDSMTNRSRGFGFVTFDSEEAVRKVIEHSFHDLKGTRVEAKIAIPKDASYYRNGRGRGSRNFGGRGHAGFDGPSYQPYNDRYGFYNSYNMPQPVPPHPYYPGVYYGMGGGYPYANAYSNMGAPANIPPGMMTRRPVYGAYPPMFPGYGVIYRGYVGAAPSIQHDSNGGSDSKKDQTSVDVQEVDSAASVATKLEFMKLGSQ